One Cedecea neteri DNA segment encodes these proteins:
- the modA gene encoding molybdate ABC transporter substrate-binding protein, with amino-acid sequence MTLQILAAGSLRRVWQPLMAQFEQETGLLTETQFGPAGLLRARIEAGENCSLFASANMAHPHMLLEQGKVRAVQRFAGNALCLTAAAYCVEEQSTWLTLLSNPALRIGTSTPGSDPSGDYTWQFFARFEAEFGIALQPRALALVGGPDTQAVPDGRLAAQWLIASGQADLMIGYRSYSAALKAHRELRVFEIPAPYNIQADYGLAVCDERAEPLRAFLVSDAARQILRDYGFVV; translated from the coding sequence ATGACCTTACAGATCCTGGCGGCCGGAAGCCTGAGGCGGGTCTGGCAACCGCTTATGGCCCAGTTTGAGCAGGAAACTGGCCTGCTGACAGAAACGCAGTTTGGGCCTGCGGGTCTGCTAAGGGCGCGTATAGAAGCCGGTGAAAACTGTTCGCTGTTTGCGTCGGCAAACATGGCGCATCCGCACATGCTGCTGGAGCAGGGCAAAGTGCGGGCGGTTCAGCGGTTTGCCGGGAATGCCCTTTGCCTGACGGCGGCGGCGTACTGCGTTGAGGAGCAAAGTACCTGGCTAACGCTATTGAGCAATCCAGCCTTACGCATTGGCACCTCCACGCCGGGCAGCGATCCGTCCGGGGATTATACCTGGCAGTTCTTTGCCAGATTTGAAGCTGAATTTGGCATCGCCCTGCAGCCGCGAGCCTTAGCTCTGGTTGGCGGGCCAGACACGCAGGCCGTGCCCGACGGCAGGCTTGCGGCGCAGTGGCTTATTGCCAGCGGCCAGGCCGATCTGATGATTGGCTACCGAAGCTATTCCGCAGCACTGAAAGCTCACCGTGAACTGCGGGTGTTCGAGATCCCGGCGCCCTACAATATTCAGGCCGATTATGGGCTGGCGGTGTGCGACGAACGGGCAGAGCCGCTGCGGGCTTTCCTGGTCTCGGATGCTGCGCGGCAAATACTGCGCGATTACGGTTTTGTCGTCTGA
- a CDS encoding glutathione S-transferase family protein, with amino-acid sequence MLTVHHLNNSRSQRVLWMLEELAQPYQIVRYQREPTMLAPEALKKIHPLGKSPVVEDNGHILAESGAILEYLQETYDSENRLKPQEINDKIQYRFWLHYAEGSLMPLLLMKLVFGSLGKAPVPWPLRPVGKALGQGVQKAWLNKQLSTHARFIEDHLSQHPWFAGQQFSAADIQMSFPVAALLARGEVNDMPHTQAWMKNVQTRPAWLRALNQGGPFEIPGA; translated from the coding sequence ATGCTCACGGTGCATCACCTCAATAACTCCCGTTCCCAGCGTGTACTTTGGATGCTGGAAGAACTGGCTCAGCCGTATCAGATTGTGCGTTATCAGCGGGAACCCACCATGCTTGCCCCGGAAGCACTAAAAAAAATCCATCCGCTGGGTAAATCCCCGGTGGTGGAAGATAACGGCCATATTCTGGCGGAATCAGGTGCCATTCTTGAGTACCTGCAGGAAACCTACGACAGTGAAAACCGCCTGAAGCCGCAGGAGATTAACGACAAAATCCAGTATCGCTTTTGGCTGCATTACGCCGAAGGGTCGCTGATGCCGCTGCTGTTAATGAAGCTGGTGTTTGGCAGCCTCGGTAAAGCACCTGTGCCCTGGCCGCTGCGCCCGGTGGGCAAGGCGCTGGGGCAGGGCGTGCAGAAAGCCTGGTTGAATAAGCAACTCAGCACCCATGCCCGTTTTATCGAGGATCACCTGAGCCAGCACCCGTGGTTCGCCGGGCAGCAGTTTAGCGCGGCAGATATTCAGATGAGTTTCCCGGTGGCCGCGCTGCTGGCGAGAGGGGAAGTCAACGACATGCCGCACACCCAGGCGTGGATGAAAAACGTGCAAACGCGCCCCGCCTGGCTGCGAGCGTTAAATCAAGGCGGCCCTTTTGAGATCCCAGGGGCGTGA
- a CDS encoding alpha/beta hydrolase yields MRKLSFAILAIGLASMAAQAATIYTAFPDSVNPKQKYVFYTHGKVLEGNVDRPSNPNKPHWGVYDFPAVKEKLSDDGYNLIAYHRAKDTQPDQYAEKLKQDVNTLIAKGVPAKNITLVGFSRGGEITILAASKLQNKALNVAILAGCTHSIQDDARNRLYGNVLSIYEASDEVGSCQTIVNHSPGITHYKEIKIATGQQHGAFFRPNPEWVVPLKQWIASH; encoded by the coding sequence GTGAGAAAGTTAAGTTTCGCCATTTTGGCCATCGGACTTGCCTCAATGGCCGCTCAGGCGGCAACCATTTATACCGCGTTCCCGGACAGCGTTAACCCGAAGCAGAAATACGTTTTTTATACGCACGGGAAAGTGTTAGAGGGAAATGTTGATCGGCCGAGTAATCCAAATAAGCCGCACTGGGGCGTTTACGATTTCCCGGCGGTGAAAGAGAAACTCAGCGATGATGGCTACAACCTGATTGCTTATCACAGAGCCAAAGATACTCAGCCAGATCAATATGCCGAAAAGCTAAAGCAAGACGTGAACACGCTGATTGCAAAAGGCGTCCCGGCTAAGAATATTACGCTTGTCGGTTTCTCACGCGGCGGCGAAATTACCATTCTGGCGGCAAGCAAACTGCAGAATAAGGCACTCAACGTTGCCATTCTGGCGGGATGTACACATTCCATTCAGGATGACGCCCGCAATCGCCTGTACGGGAACGTGCTCTCCATTTATGAAGCCTCGGATGAAGTGGGTTCCTGCCAGACGATTGTGAACCACAGTCCGGGGATTACTCATTATAAAGAGATAAAAATTGCTACCGGCCAGCAGCACGGGGCATTTTTCCGCCCTAACCCGGAATGGGTCGTTCCTTTAAAGCAGTGGATCGCGAGCCACTGA
- a CDS encoding YjcB family protein — MATITTGVMLIRWPLLSAVLMFLASSLNIQFRRSDYRALAIISSGLGIAASCWFAMGLLGLTLGDFPIIWASFKTGLVEIIARMPPEWPTMMP, encoded by the coding sequence ATGGCAACAATCACCACCGGCGTGATGCTCATACGCTGGCCGCTGCTTAGCGCGGTTTTGATGTTTTTGGCAAGCAGCCTGAATATTCAGTTTCGCCGCTCGGATTACCGGGCTTTAGCCATAATCAGCAGCGGGCTGGGAATTGCGGCATCCTGCTGGTTTGCCATGGGTTTATTGGGTCTGACGCTCGGCGACTTCCCGATTATCTGGGCGTCGTTTAAAACGGGGCTGGTCGAGATCATCGCCAGAATGCCGCCCGAATGGCCGACGATGATGCCTTAA
- a CDS encoding tautomerase family protein, whose amino-acid sequence MPVLHVTLLKGKTEAWLAAVSSSIQRALVEAFEVPETDLFQVFSEQDKSALRFDRHYMAGPRSDDWLLIEITAGKPRSIETKQRFYRVITEQLAESPGIHPNDVMVVIRHNNAEDWSFGGGKASLLPE is encoded by the coding sequence ATGCCGGTACTTCATGTCACCTTATTAAAAGGAAAAACGGAGGCCTGGCTGGCGGCGGTTTCATCCAGCATACAGCGGGCGCTGGTGGAGGCATTTGAGGTGCCGGAGACGGATTTGTTTCAGGTTTTTAGCGAGCAAGATAAATCGGCGCTGCGGTTTGATCGTCACTATATGGCGGGACCCCGCAGCGATGACTGGCTTCTGATTGAAATAACGGCCGGTAAGCCGCGGAGTATTGAGACGAAGCAACGTTTTTACCGGGTCATTACCGAGCAACTTGCCGAGTCACCGGGCATTCATCCCAACGACGTTATGGTCGTCATTCGACATAATAATGCTGAGGACTGGTCGTTTGGTGGGGGCAAGGCGAGTTTGCTCCCGGAGTAA
- a CDS encoding LysR substrate-binding domain-containing protein yields MTNLDLDVLRTFVTGMALGSFARAADRLGRSTSAVSAQLKKLEEQVGTPVVKKSGRGLALTPTGEIVLSYAKRLLELNDAAMAAVADTPLSGLLRVGFQEDFGEGLLTDVLGSFCRAHPAVILEARIARNAELESALNHSQLDLALLWQTPSDFVENEIGKIPLHWMGIPEQVETCLANGQPLPLVVFDAPCILRRHAIEALDCAGIPWRIAFTSSSLNGLWAAARAGLGVTPRTQVGKPADLPVIQTLPALPSLGICLPRASSEPNPIRDYLADIIEKQVGVFCRGS; encoded by the coding sequence ATGACGAATTTAGATCTCGACGTTCTCCGCACTTTTGTTACCGGCATGGCACTCGGCAGCTTTGCCCGGGCAGCTGACCGGCTGGGGCGATCAACCTCAGCGGTCAGCGCCCAGTTGAAGAAACTGGAAGAGCAGGTCGGAACGCCGGTCGTCAAAAAATCAGGCCGGGGCCTGGCGCTGACGCCGACGGGCGAAATTGTGTTGAGTTATGCGAAACGCCTGCTGGAGCTGAATGATGCCGCAATGGCTGCGGTGGCCGACACGCCGCTGAGTGGGCTCTTACGGGTAGGGTTTCAGGAGGATTTTGGTGAAGGCCTGTTAACCGACGTTCTTGGGTCATTTTGTCGCGCCCACCCCGCCGTCATTCTTGAAGCACGTATAGCACGAAACGCAGAGCTGGAATCCGCCCTCAATCATTCCCAGCTGGATTTGGCCTTACTCTGGCAAACGCCATCGGATTTCGTGGAGAATGAGATAGGCAAAATCCCGCTGCACTGGATGGGCATCCCCGAGCAGGTAGAGACATGCCTCGCCAATGGGCAGCCGCTGCCTTTAGTGGTTTTTGATGCCCCCTGCATTTTACGCCGTCACGCCATTGAGGCCCTGGATTGTGCAGGGATCCCCTGGCGGATAGCCTTTACCAGCAGCAGTCTGAACGGCCTGTGGGCAGCGGCACGAGCCGGATTAGGCGTGACGCCAAGAACGCAGGTAGGAAAACCTGCCGATCTCCCGGTGATCCAGACGCTTCCCGCTCTCCCTTCATTAGGCATTTGTCTGCCACGAGCGTCATCTGAACCTAACCCGATTCGGGATTACCTGGCAGACATTATTGAAAAACAGGTGGGCGTTTTTTGCCGCGGAAGCTGA
- a CDS encoding Na+/H+ antiporter, producing MEIFFTILIMTLVVSLSGVVTRMLPFQIPLPLMQIAIGALLAWPHFGLHVEFDPELFLVLFIPPLLFADGWKTPTHEFLHHGREIIGLALVLVLVTVVGIGFLIYFLVPGIPLVPAFALAAVLSPTDAVALSGIVGEGRIPKKIMGILQGEALMNDASGLVSLKLAVAVAVGAMAFSVGGASLEFFKVAVGGLLAGIAVSWLYGKSLRLMSRWSGDEPATQILLLLLLPFASYLIAEHIGVSGILAAVAAGMTITRSGVLRSAPLTMRLRANSVWAMLEFVFNGMVFLLLGLQLPGILETSVAAANADPNVELWMLFLDVAMIYFALIAVRFLWLWSMKRLSLRFLKKRPLEFGSFTTRELGIASFAGVRGAITLAGVLSIPLLLNDGTPFPARYELIFLSAGVILFSLFAGVIMLPILLRNVEVGDKSLSRKEERLARSATAEVAIVAIQKMEERLAADSEENIDDQLLKEVSSRVIGNLRRRADGRNDVESSELEENLERRFRLTALRSERAELYHLRATQQISNETLQKLLHDLDLLEALLIEKE from the coding sequence ATGGAAATTTTCTTCACAATCTTGATTATGACCCTCGTGGTCTCCCTCTCTGGGGTGGTAACACGTATGTTGCCGTTTCAGATCCCACTGCCGTTAATGCAAATTGCCATCGGGGCGCTGCTTGCCTGGCCGCACTTTGGCTTACACGTTGAATTCGACCCTGAGCTGTTCCTGGTGCTGTTCATTCCGCCGCTGCTGTTTGCCGACGGTTGGAAAACGCCCACCCACGAATTTCTCCATCATGGCCGGGAAATTATTGGCCTGGCGCTGGTGCTGGTGCTGGTCACCGTGGTCGGCATCGGCTTCCTGATTTACTTCCTGGTGCCTGGTATTCCGCTGGTGCCTGCTTTTGCGCTCGCCGCCGTGCTGTCACCGACGGATGCCGTGGCGCTGTCCGGGATAGTTGGCGAAGGGCGGATCCCGAAGAAGATCATGGGGATATTGCAGGGTGAAGCGTTGATGAACGATGCCTCCGGCCTGGTGTCCCTGAAGCTTGCGGTGGCGGTCGCCGTTGGGGCGATGGCCTTTAGCGTCGGCGGCGCTTCGCTTGAGTTCTTCAAAGTGGCCGTGGGCGGCCTGCTGGCGGGGATTGCGGTCAGCTGGCTGTACGGCAAATCGCTGCGCCTGATGAGCCGCTGGAGCGGGGACGAACCCGCCACACAAATCCTGCTGCTTCTTCTGTTGCCGTTCGCCTCTTACCTGATTGCTGAACACATCGGGGTTTCCGGCATTCTGGCGGCGGTAGCCGCAGGGATGACCATTACCCGTTCCGGCGTGTTGCGTAGCGCCCCGCTGACCATGCGCCTGCGCGCGAACAGCGTCTGGGCGATGCTGGAGTTTGTGTTCAACGGCATGGTCTTCCTGCTGTTGGGCCTGCAGTTGCCGGGTATTCTCGAAACCTCTGTTGCGGCGGCCAATGCCGATCCTAACGTGGAACTGTGGATGCTGTTCCTCGACGTGGCGATGATTTATTTCGCCCTGATTGCGGTGCGCTTCCTGTGGCTGTGGTCGATGAAACGCCTCAGCCTGCGCTTTTTGAAAAAGCGCCCTCTGGAATTTGGCTCCTTCACCACCCGCGAACTGGGCATTGCTTCTTTCGCTGGCGTGCGCGGGGCCATCACCCTGGCCGGTGTGCTTTCCATTCCGCTGTTGCTGAACGACGGCACGCCTTTCCCGGCGCGCTATGAGCTGATTTTCCTCTCCGCAGGCGTGATCCTGTTCTCGCTGTTTGCCGGGGTCATCATGCTGCCGATTCTGCTGCGAAACGTTGAGGTTGGGGATAAGTCTCTGTCGCGCAAAGAGGAGCGGCTGGCCCGGTCCGCCACGGCTGAAGTGGCGATTGTCGCTATCCAGAAAATGGAAGAGCGCCTGGCCGCGGACAGCGAAGAGAATATCGACGACCAGCTGTTGAAAGAGGTGAGTTCGCGGGTTATCGGAAATTTACGTCGCCGTGCAGACGGGCGAAATGACGTTGAAAGCAGCGAGCTGGAAGAGAATCTTGAGCGCCGCTTCCGCCTGACGGCACTGCGTTCCGAGCGCGCTGAGCTATACCATCTGCGCGCCACCCAGCAAATCAGCAACGAGACCCTGCAAAAACTCCTGCACGATCTCGACCTGCTGGAAGCGCTGCTGATCGAGAAAGAGTAA
- the ghxP gene encoding guanine/hypoxanthine transporter GhxP, translating into MSTPSPRAGGSLDAWFKISARGSTVRQEVVAGLTTFLAMVYSVIVVPGMLGKAGFPPAAVFVATCLVAGVGSIVMGLWANLPLAIGCAISLTAFTAFSLVLGQHISVPVALGAVFLMGVLFTIISATGIRSWILRNLPMGVAHGTGIGIGLFLLLIAANGVGLVIKNPLDGLPVALGHFASFPVIMSLIGLAVIIGLEKLKVPGGILLTIIGVSIVGLIFDPNVHFSGVFAMPSLSDDKGNSLIGSLDIMGALNPIILPSVLALVMTAVFDATGTIRAVAGQANLLDKDGQIIDGGKALTTDSLSSVFSGLVGAAPAAVYIESAAGTAAGGKTGLTAITVGVLFLLILFLSPLSYLVPAYATAPALMYVGLLMLSNVAKIDFADFVDAMAGLITAVFIVLTCNIVTGIMIGFASLVIGRVVSGEWRKLNIGTVVIAVALVAFYAGGWAI; encoded by the coding sequence ATGTCTACACCTTCTCCGCGCGCCGGCGGTTCGCTCGACGCCTGGTTCAAAATCTCTGCACGCGGCAGCACCGTGCGTCAGGAAGTTGTCGCCGGTCTGACAACCTTCCTTGCTATGGTTTACTCCGTGATCGTTGTGCCAGGAATGCTCGGCAAAGCCGGGTTCCCACCGGCAGCGGTCTTTGTGGCTACCTGCCTGGTGGCGGGCGTGGGCTCCATCGTGATGGGCCTGTGGGCGAACCTGCCGCTGGCCATCGGCTGCGCTATCTCGCTGACCGCTTTCACCGCCTTTAGCCTGGTGCTCGGCCAGCACATCAGCGTGCCGGTCGCCCTTGGCGCGGTATTCCTGATGGGCGTTCTGTTCACCATTATCTCTGCCACCGGCATTCGTAGCTGGATTTTGCGCAATCTGCCGATGGGCGTGGCGCACGGCACCGGGATTGGTATCGGCCTGTTCCTGCTGCTGATTGCCGCGAACGGCGTCGGCCTGGTGATTAAAAACCCGCTGGACGGGCTGCCGGTTGCGCTGGGGCATTTCGCCAGCTTCCCGGTGATCATGTCGCTGATTGGCCTGGCGGTGATCATTGGTCTGGAAAAACTGAAGGTGCCGGGCGGCATTCTGCTGACCATTATCGGCGTGTCCATCGTCGGCCTGATCTTCGACCCGAACGTGCATTTCTCCGGCGTTTTCGCCATGCCGTCGCTGAGCGATGACAAAGGCAACTCGCTGATTGGCAGCCTGGATATCATGGGCGCACTGAACCCGATCATTCTGCCAAGCGTGCTGGCGCTGGTGATGACTGCTGTGTTTGACGCCACTGGCACTATCCGCGCGGTAGCCGGTCAGGCGAACCTGCTGGACAAAGACGGCCAGATTATCGACGGCGGCAAAGCGCTGACCACCGATTCCCTGAGCAGCGTGTTCTCCGGTCTGGTGGGCGCAGCCCCGGCAGCGGTTTACATCGAATCTGCAGCGGGCACCGCAGCAGGCGGCAAAACCGGCCTGACAGCCATCACCGTTGGCGTGCTGTTCCTGCTGATCCTGTTCCTGTCGCCGCTCTCTTACCTGGTACCGGCATATGCCACGGCACCTGCACTGATGTATGTTGGCCTGCTGATGCTGAGCAACGTCGCCAAAATCGACTTTGCGGACTTCGTGGATGCGATGGCCGGGCTGATTACCGCGGTATTCATCGTGCTGACCTGCAACATCGTGACCGGCATCATGATCGGCTTTGCTTCTCTGGTGATTGGCCGCGTAGTGTCCGGCGAATGGCGTAAGCTGAACATCGGCACCGTGGTGATTGCCGTTGCGCTGGTGGCGTTCTACGCTGGCGGCTGGGCTATCTGA
- a CDS encoding ABC transporter substrate-binding protein, with product MNLFTRRLTLGALLVLSPLAALANRTLTDQLGRQVTIPDEVDRVVVLQHQTLNLLVQMNATDKVVGILANWKQQLGSGYARLAPELEHKAQLGDLTSVDTEKLVALHPQVVFVTNYAPQEMIDSISRLGIPVIAISLRHDASGEQGKLNPSMQDEEQAYNLGLKEGIELIGEVVNKEKQAKALIDATFAERKLVSDRLKDIPASQRVRAYMANPDLTTYGSGKYTGLMMAHAGALNVAASTVKGFKQVSMEQVIAWDPQVIFVQDRYPKVVDEIVSKPEWQPIGAVKNHQVWLMPEYAKAWGYPMPEAMAIGELWMAKKLYPARFKDIDMKKVADSWYQRFYRTHYEGVE from the coding sequence GTGAACCTATTTACCCGCCGCCTGACGCTGGGCGCACTATTAGTACTTTCCCCGCTCGCCGCGCTGGCGAACCGCACGCTCACCGACCAGCTTGGCCGCCAGGTCACGATCCCCGACGAGGTTGATCGTGTCGTGGTACTTCAGCATCAAACGCTCAACCTGCTGGTGCAAATGAACGCCACCGACAAAGTGGTCGGCATTCTGGCGAACTGGAAGCAGCAGCTTGGCAGCGGCTACGCGCGCCTGGCGCCGGAGCTTGAGCACAAAGCTCAACTGGGCGATTTAACCAGCGTGGACACCGAAAAGCTGGTGGCGCTGCACCCTCAGGTGGTGTTCGTCACCAACTATGCGCCGCAGGAGATGATCGACAGCATTAGCAGACTTGGCATCCCGGTTATCGCGATCTCGCTGCGCCACGACGCATCGGGCGAGCAGGGCAAGCTGAACCCGTCGATGCAGGACGAAGAGCAAGCCTACAATCTCGGCCTGAAAGAAGGCATCGAACTGATTGGCGAAGTCGTCAATAAAGAGAAGCAGGCCAAAGCGCTGATCGACGCCACTTTTGCCGAGCGCAAGCTGGTCAGCGATCGCCTGAAAGACATTCCGGCAAGCCAGCGGGTGCGGGCTTATATGGCCAACCCTGACCTGACCACCTACGGTTCCGGAAAATATACCGGCCTGATGATGGCCCATGCGGGCGCGCTGAACGTGGCGGCGTCGACCGTGAAAGGCTTCAAGCAGGTATCGATGGAGCAGGTGATCGCCTGGGATCCGCAGGTGATCTTCGTGCAGGATCGTTACCCCAAAGTGGTGGATGAGATCGTCAGCAAACCTGAATGGCAGCCGATCGGCGCGGTGAAAAACCATCAGGTCTGGCTGATGCCGGAATACGCCAAAGCCTGGGGCTACCCGATGCCGGAAGCGATGGCGATTGGCGAGCTGTGGATGGCGAAAAAATTGTATCCCGCCAGATTCAAAGACATCGACATGAAGAAAGTGGCCGACAGCTGGTATCAGCGTTTTTATCGCACCCACTATGAAGGCGTAGAGTAA
- a CDS encoding carboxymuconolactone decarboxylase family protein, whose protein sequence is MGETSHDIQRVLSRAPKLASMSNDLLFLDIWERPELNKRDRSLITVAALLALYRLEQLPIHLDLARQNGVSDEELSELITHLAFYAGWPAAHSALKVLDKLIVECNQEEQ, encoded by the coding sequence ATGGGCGAAACATCACACGACATTCAGCGGGTTTTGAGCCGGGCGCCAAAGCTCGCCAGTATGAGCAACGACTTGTTATTCCTGGATATCTGGGAAAGACCGGAACTGAATAAACGCGATCGCAGCCTGATCACCGTGGCGGCGCTGCTGGCGCTGTACAGACTTGAACAGCTACCGATTCATCTCGATTTAGCGCGCCAAAATGGCGTCAGCGATGAGGAGTTAAGCGAGCTGATTACCCATCTGGCTTTTTATGCGGGCTGGCCTGCCGCCCACAGTGCGCTAAAGGTGCTGGATAAGCTGATCGTCGAATGTAATCAGGAGGAGCAATAA
- the soxS gene encoding superoxide response transcriptional regulator SoxS: MAHQDIIYTLTEWIDEHIDQPLNIDVVAKKSGYSKWYLQRMFRTVMHQTLGDYIRQRRLLMAATALRTTQRPIFDIAMDYGYVSQQTFSRVFRREFDRTPTDYRHQA; the protein is encoded by the coding sequence ATGGCTCACCAGGACATCATTTATACGTTGACTGAATGGATTGATGAACATATTGACCAGCCGCTGAACATCGACGTGGTGGCGAAAAAATCAGGTTATTCAAAGTGGTATTTGCAGCGTATGTTCCGCACCGTCATGCACCAAACGCTGGGTGACTATATCCGCCAGCGCCGCCTGCTGATGGCTGCCACGGCGCTGCGCACCACCCAGCGCCCTATTTTTGATATCGCGATGGACTACGGGTATGTTTCGCAGCAAACCTTCTCCCGCGTGTTCCGCCGTGAGTTTGACCGTACGCCAACGGATTACCGCCATCAGGCCTAA
- the soxR gene encoding redox-sensitive transcriptional activator SoxR → MEKKLPRIKTLLTPGEVAKRSGVAVSALHFYESKGLIKSTRNAGNQRRYQRDVLRTVAIIKIAQRIGIPLSTVGDAFGVLPDGHSINKNDWKKLSSQWREELNHRIATLTALRDELNGCIGCGCLSGAECPLRNPGDKLGEQGTGARLLED, encoded by the coding sequence ATGGAAAAGAAATTACCCCGAATAAAAACGCTGTTAACGCCCGGTGAAGTGGCGAAGCGCAGCGGCGTGGCCGTCTCCGCGCTTCACTTTTACGAAAGCAAAGGTCTGATCAAAAGTACGAGAAATGCAGGTAATCAGCGGCGTTATCAGCGCGATGTGCTGCGAACGGTGGCGATAATAAAAATTGCGCAGCGCATTGGCATTCCGCTGAGCACCGTCGGAGATGCGTTTGGCGTGTTGCCCGACGGCCATTCGATCAACAAAAACGACTGGAAGAAACTGTCGTCGCAATGGCGCGAAGAGCTGAACCACCGCATTGCCACGTTGACCGCATTGCGTGACGAACTGAATGGCTGCATTGGCTGTGGCTGTTTATCGGGGGCGGAATGCCCGCTGCGTAACCCAGGAGACAAGCTGGGCGAGCAGGGTACCGGTGCACGATTGTTGGAGGACTAG
- a CDS encoding EAL domain-containing protein — MVKRIYLKALRTSGFVLIVCLPIMLAIYFAHVRAMSDTQQHLHSFGKLVMEKTEIVISHVNEARSEAERFSGEICSPRHMANMLDIVRGKLFVADLIYVSGDKLLCSTSYKPLKPLPAPLPSYTRKPDVAIYYYLDTPFYAGHKMTYMQRGHYMAVINPLTWSEVLSEDDSLIYGVYDTVTRSFFSLSPGADSDLLHHFILRKEKAFTEDNRFYAVDQSAKRPIAVIVSTSETLFNRQWYHQLTLTLPLGVICSLLILIMWSRTRQQLNSPRRMLLRALTRKQLKLHYQPIIDIQNGYCVGAEALLRWVNFNGQTISPGTFIPLAESEGLIHKISDYVVDAVFKDFGEFLADHPGLYISINLSASDFHSSRLITVLSERIKTYNIRPGQIKIEVTERGFIDVEKTRPFIQEFRNAGFKVAIDDFGTGYSNLHNLQYLNVDILKIDKSFIDSLASERASHLLVEHIIEIAHSLNLTTIAEGVETEAQVAWLVDHGVEYCQGWYFAKALPPQEFIAWLYTPGGIPVRKASVARDPLL; from the coding sequence ATGGTGAAACGGATTTATCTTAAGGCGTTGCGTACCTCAGGTTTTGTCCTGATCGTTTGCCTGCCGATAATGTTGGCAATTTATTTTGCCCATGTTCGCGCCATGAGTGATACCCAGCAGCACCTGCACTCTTTTGGCAAACTGGTGATGGAAAAAACGGAAATCGTCATCAGCCACGTCAATGAAGCGCGCAGCGAGGCGGAACGTTTTTCTGGAGAAATATGCAGTCCCCGACACATGGCAAATATGCTGGATATTGTGCGCGGTAAACTTTTTGTCGCCGATTTAATTTACGTCAGCGGCGATAAGCTGCTGTGTTCGACCAGCTACAAGCCGTTAAAACCTCTGCCAGCGCCGCTCCCTTCTTATACCCGTAAACCGGACGTCGCCATTTATTATTATCTGGATACGCCGTTTTATGCCGGGCATAAAATGACCTACATGCAGCGTGGGCATTATATGGCGGTGATTAATCCGCTCACCTGGTCAGAAGTTTTATCCGAAGATGACTCGCTGATTTATGGCGTCTACGACACCGTTACCCGCAGCTTTTTCTCTTTAAGTCCGGGGGCCGACAGCGACCTGCTACACCATTTCATTCTGCGTAAAGAGAAAGCGTTTACCGAAGACAATCGTTTTTATGCTGTTGACCAGTCGGCTAAAAGACCGATTGCGGTGATTGTTTCCACGTCAGAAACCCTGTTTAACCGCCAATGGTATCACCAGCTGACGTTGACGCTTCCGTTAGGCGTTATTTGCAGCCTGCTGATATTAATTATGTGGTCCAGAACCCGCCAGCAGTTAAATTCCCCGCGGCGGATGCTTTTGAGAGCGTTGACCAGAAAACAACTCAAACTTCACTACCAGCCGATTATTGATATTCAGAACGGTTATTGCGTAGGTGCGGAAGCACTGCTGCGGTGGGTGAATTTTAACGGGCAAACCATCAGCCCAGGAACGTTTATTCCGCTGGCAGAATCTGAAGGCCTGATTCACAAAATATCGGACTATGTAGTTGATGCCGTATTTAAAGATTTTGGTGAGTTTCTTGCCGACCATCCTGGGCTTTATATTTCGATTAATCTTTCGGCATCTGACTTTCACTCTTCACGCTTAATCACCGTACTTTCAGAACGGATTAAAACCTACAACATTCGTCCGGGGCAGATAAAAATCGAAGTGACCGAGCGAGGGTTTATTGACGTTGAAAAAACCAGGCCGTTTATCCAGGAGTTCCGCAACGCAGGCTTTAAAGTTGCCATCGATGACTTTGGCACCGGGTATTCGAATCTGCACAACCTGCAGTATCTGAACGTCGATATTTTAAAAATCGACAAAAGCTTTATTGATTCCCTCGCCAGCGAGCGGGCCAGCCATTTGCTGGTGGAACACATCATTGAAATTGCCCACAGCCTGAATTTAACGACGATTGCCGAAGGAGTTGAAACCGAAGCACAGGTGGCGTGGCTGGTGGATCACGGCGTGGAGTATTGCCAGGGCTGGTATTTTGCGAAGGCGCTGCCTCCGCAAGAGTTTATCGCCTGGCTCTATACGCCAGGCGGGATCCCCGTTCGCAAGGCTTCAGTGGCTCGCGATCCACTGCTTTAA